In Granulicella mallensis MP5ACTX8, the sequence TCGTTGCAACGATCTCGTGTGGCATCCCCGGCAGCGGGGGAGAAATCACCTTTGGAGCCGGATCTGTGTGGGCTACCATGTTTGATTTTCCCTTGACCCAGGTGGATCCGAAAACCAATAAGGTCGCGAAGCAATGGGGTGGTCCCGGTGGCGACGGCATACGGTTCGGATTCGGATCGGTATGGCTTTCGAATGGACGCCAAGGCACGGTATGGCGAATATCCCCGGATCAGAAATAACGAGCTGTGCTTTTGATTTATGACATCAGCAGAAATATTGGAACGGATGCACTGGATGTGCATCGCCCTTTCGGTAGAAGGTACTGAAGAAGGACGGATCTATTGAATACATCTACTCTCTGGGAGGAGACTCTCCCCGGCTCGTCTTCCTGGTCTCATATCTTGAAGCGCGGTACAGCGCTTCGCATTGAGGCGATTGAAGACAATAGCAATGTAGGCGCTATCTTTCTCAACGCCGACAATCCGTCAGAACGTCTCAATTTATCCGATACGTTGAAGGCGCAGCATATTGCCCGCCTGACGAAAGATTCTGTCCTGTACTCCGATATGGGAAGGGTTCTCTGCTCCATTACGGACGATACGCTTGGCTGGCACGATCCTCTTGGCGGTTGTTCCGACGCTACGCTTGTCGAGAAGAAATACGGCAGGCTCTCCTATCAGGAGGCGAAGAACAACTGGCATCAGAATGCGCTCGATGGCTTCCTGATTGAGTTGGCGAAGTATGGAATGAACGGCCGTGACCTCATGATGAATGTGAACTTCTTCAGCAAGGTTGCGGTACGCGAAGATGGCGGGATGCAGTTTATTGAGAATCACTCGGCAGCCGGCTCAGCTATAGAGCTGCGTTCAGAGATGAATACACTCGTGATCCTCAATACCTGTCAGCATCCCATGGACCCGGACAAGACCTATGCGCAACGTCCGGTCCGGCTGACGATCAAGAAGGTAGAAGCTCCAGGACCTGACGATGCCTGCCGGAATGCCTGTCCGGAAAATGGTCGAGGTTTCATTCTCACCGAGCGATATTTCGTTTAAATCCAAGGAGTTTTTATGGTGACAGAGACAACGATTCAAGTGAGCCCGCGTCTGCCCGATGACGCAATCTTCAGCGAGACCATTGGAGCCGGTGATTACTTCGTCCACGAGATCTTTCAAGGACAGACCGTTCGCATTGTCGACCTGCTGGGAAACCAGGCGGTAGATACCCTTTTTTACAACGCGCATAACTACTCCGATCGCTATAGCGCGCAGGACACGATTCGCGAGCAGAACAATATCTACCTCACGACGGGAACAAAGCTGATCTCGACGAATCGTAACGTCATGTTGACGATTGTGGCTGACACTTGCGGTCAGCACGATACCCTTGGAGGCGCTTGTTCCGCGGAGAGCAATATGGTTCGCTACGCCATTCATACGCATTCCATGCATGCCTGCCGGCAGAGCTTTCTGAAGGGAGCTCTCGCATGGTCCAAAGAGACTGGGCAGGAGCTGGAGAAGCGTGATCTAACTGCCAATGTCAACTTCTTCATGAATGTTCCCGTGACCTCCGAGGGAAAGCTCACCTTTGAAGATGGAGTGTCCGATGCGGGAAAATATGTGGAACTGCGGGCGGAGATGGATGTGCTGATGGTCATCTCCAACTGTCCCCAACTGAACAATCCGTGTAACGCGTATAACCCGACCCCTGCGCAGGTTCTTGTCTGGGATGCGAAATAGGAGATGTATGTTTAGAAAAGTTTTGATCGCCAACCGCGGCGCAATTGCCTGCAGGATTGAACGTACCTTGCATCGTCTGGGTGTGGGCTCGGTGGCCGTTTACTCTACGGCGGACAAAAATTCCTTGCATGTCCTGCAGGCTGATGAAGCCGTTCTGATTGGCGAAGCCCCGGCAGCCTCGAGCTATCTTTCTTTCGATGCGATCTTTGCCGCTGCAGCGCAGACGGGCGCAGAGGCGATTCATCCGGGCTATGGCTTCCTGAGTGAAAACATTCAGTTTGCACGTGAGTGCGCGGCGCGGGGGATCACCTTTATTGGACCTGCTCCGGAGCATATTGAGGCGTTTGCCCTGAAGCATACGGCACGTGCTACTGCAAAGACTTGCGGGGTTCCTTTGTTGCCCGGTACAGGTCTACTGTCGAGTCTCGAGGATGCTCTGGCGCAGGCCGAACTGCTGAAGTACCCGGTGATGCTGAAGAGTTCCGGCGGTGGTGGCGGAATTGGCATGCGTGTCTGCCACTCCGCGGAACAGCTTGGCGAAGCCTACGAGTCCGTGCTTCGTTTGAGTCGTGCGAATTTTGGCGACAGTGGTGTGTATCTCGAGAAGTTTGTGTCGCGCGCGCGGCATATCGAGGTACAGATCTTTGGCGATGGTAAAGGCAATGTGCTGGCCCTGGGGGAACGGGATTGCTCCGCTCAGCGCCGCCATCAGAAGGTGTTGGAAGAGACGCCGGCTCCGGGCCTTACAGAGGCTACGCGGGAGCAGTTGAGATCCGCCGCGATTCTGCTGGCAAAGGCCGTGAACTATGCCTCAGCCGGTACGGTTGAATTTATCTACGACGACGACACGAATGAGTTCTACTTCCTGGAGGTCAATACGCGCCTGCAGGTGGAGCACGGCGTGACCGAAGAGGTTACCGGGATAGATCTAGTTGAGTGGATGGTCCGCCAGGCCTCGGGCGATATGCCGCCTCTGGATTCTTTTACGATCAAGCCTGCAGGAGCTTCGATCGAAGCCAGGGTCTATGCGGAAGATCCCGCGCATAACTTCCAACCGACTCCGGGGAAGCTGACGCTGGTGAAGTTTCCGGACGCCAGCTTGGCCCGTGTTGAGACATGGATCGAATCGGGAACGACGATTACCTCTTTCTACGATCCAATGATCGCGAAGATTATCGTCCATGGAAAAGACAGGGAAGAGGCTTTGCAGAAGCTCTCTGCGGCTCTTTCCGCTACCGCGATCGATGGCACCGAGACGAATCTCCGGTATCTGCGAGAGGTGATTCAGACGCCGGAGTTTGTGTCGGGCAAGATCACAACCTCGTTTCTTGGAACCTTTGCTTTTGCCCGGCACGCCGTGGAAGTGCTCGAGGGGGGAACGCAGACTACGATTCAGGACTACCCCGGCCGCATCGGTTATTGGAATATCGGCGTGCCTCCCTCCGGTCCGATGGATCATCTGTCCTTCCGGATTGCCAACCGGCTGGTGGGGAATCC encodes:
- a CDS encoding urea amidolyase associated protein UAAP1 produces the protein MNTSTLWEETLPGSSSWSHILKRGTALRIEAIEDNSNVGAIFLNADNPSERLNLSDTLKAQHIARLTKDSVLYSDMGRVLCSITDDTLGWHDPLGGCSDATLVEKKYGRLSYQEAKNNWHQNALDGFLIELAKYGMNGRDLMMNVNFFSKVAVREDGGMQFIENHSAAGSAIELRSEMNTLVILNTCQHPMDPDKTYAQRPVRLTIKKVEAPGPDDACRNACPENGRGFILTERYFV
- a CDS encoding urea amidolyase associated protein UAAP2; protein product: MVTETTIQVSPRLPDDAIFSETIGAGDYFVHEIFQGQTVRIVDLLGNQAVDTLFYNAHNYSDRYSAQDTIREQNNIYLTTGTKLISTNRNVMLTIVADTCGQHDTLGGACSAESNMVRYAIHTHSMHACRQSFLKGALAWSKETGQELEKRDLTANVNFFMNVPVTSEGKLTFEDGVSDAGKYVELRAEMDVLMVISNCPQLNNPCNAYNPTPAQVLVWDAK